The genomic DNA CACCAAAGACCACCGTGGCGGGCTATTGCAAACCATTGTGAACATACAGCGGGTGGTGCAAAGCTACATCTCTGGGCTCATGATCGTGATCGTGGTCGTGTCGCTGCTTAACTCGGCGGGGCTGCTGCTGCTGGGCGTCAAGTATGCTATCTTTTTTGGCGTATTTGCCTCCATCCTGACCATCATCCCCTACATTGGCATCATGATCGGGGCAACCGTGCCGGCCTTGTTTACCCTGGCTGCTACCGGCCACATGATCGATGCGCTGCTGGTGATCGGCGTATTTGCTTTTGTGCAGTTTCTGGAAGGTAATTTTATTACCCCGCTGGTCGTAGGCTCCAAAGTAAGTATAAACCCATTTGCGGCAATCGTGGCCTTGCTGGTGGGCGGCGAAGTATGGGGGGCCCCAGGCATGATCATCGCCCTACCGTTTATTGCCATGCTGAAAGTGATCTTTGATGCCTATGAGCCCCTGGCGCCATTAGGGTTTCTGCTGGCCGACGTGGATGACGTGAAGCCTAAAAAGAAAGGGAAAGTGGAAGGCTGGTTTGCAGAGATCTGGAATGGCCTGGGCCGCGGAAAAAAGAACACTTCGGAATAAACAGCCTTTGTCAGCAAAAGGACTAAGGAGAAGGGCTTTTTGAAACGGATTACTAAAAATATTGGTTTACAGGTATGCTGCCCTTGCCAGGCACCAACTGATACAAACATAAAACGAGAGAAGCTTGTACGCCATTATTGATATTGAGACCACCGGCGGCCAGCCCGCGCAGGACCGGATCACCGAAATAGCCATTTTCATCCACGACGGGCAAAAGGTTGTAGACCAGTACAATACTCTGATAAACCCGCAGCGGCCTATCCCCTACTTTATTTCGCAGCTTACCGGCATTACGGATGAAATGGTGCAGGATGCACCCAAGTTTTACGAAGTTGCTAAAGAGATCGTGGAGTTTACCGAAGGCAAGGTGTTTGTAGCCCACAACGTGCGCTTTGATTATTCTTTTGTCAAGAAGGAGTTTGCCGACCTGGGTTATACGTTCCAGCGCAAAACGCTTTGTACCGTGCGCCTCAGTCGCTCGCTTATCCCGGGGCTTCCCTCCTACAGCCTGGGCAAACTCTGTAAGAGCATCGCCATACCGCTAAACCAGCGCCACCGCGCCATTGGCGATGCCGAAGCAACCGCCAAATTATTTGATAAGCTCATCAAAATTAACCGCCCGGTGGTGGATGGCAACATGCACATGGCTGCTGAAGCCTCCGACAAGCTCATCAAAGCCGAGATGAAGACCTCGCTGCTGCCACCCAACATTAACAAAGAGCAAGTAGATGCCCTGCCGATGGTGCCGGGCGTATACTACTTTCATAACCAGGCGGGCGAGGTGATTTATGTGGGCAAGAGCATCAACATCCGCAAGCGCATTATCCAGCACTTCAACATCGATTACAAGAGCCGCAAATCCCTGGATTTCAAAAACAGCATTACACATATTTCTTACGAGCCCATGGGCAACGAACTGGTGGCGCTGCTGTTTGAGTCGGCAGAGATCAAGCGGATGAAACCACAGTATAACCGGCAGCAGCGGCGCAGCGTGTTCAATACCGGCATCTTCATGTATGAGGATGGCAACGGCTACAAGCGCCTGACTTTTGGCAGCGTGAACCGGGCTGATAATGTGAACATGACGCCGCTCATCGCGCTGTCGAACCAGTTTAAAGCGAAGGGCTTTCTTTACCACAAGGTAGCCAAGTATAGCCTATGCCAGAAACTCTGCGATCTGTATAAAACGACCGGGGCCTGCTTCGATTACCAGGTGCACCAGTGCAACGGCGCCTGCATCGGCAAGGAAAGTCCCGAGGAGTATAACCAGCGCGTGGATGCCGCCATCGACTCCATCA from Pontibacter liquoris includes the following:
- a CDS encoding exonuclease domain-containing protein, whose product is MYAIIDIETTGGQPAQDRITEIAIFIHDGQKVVDQYNTLINPQRPIPYFISQLTGITDEMVQDAPKFYEVAKEIVEFTEGKVFVAHNVRFDYSFVKKEFADLGYTFQRKTLCTVRLSRSLIPGLPSYSLGKLCKSIAIPLNQRHRAIGDAEATAKLFDKLIKINRPVVDGNMHMAAEASDKLIKAEMKTSLLPPNINKEQVDALPMVPGVYYFHNQAGEVIYVGKSINIRKRIIQHFNIDYKSRKSLDFKNSITHISYEPMGNELVALLFESAEIKRMKPQYNRQQRRSVFNTGIFMYEDGNGYKRLTFGSVNRADNVNMTPLIALSNQFKAKGFLYHKVAKYSLCQKLCDLYKTTGACFDYQVHQCNGACIGKESPEEYNQRVDAAIDSITYEHNSFVIVGKGREPGEKSVVVVEHGAYLGFGFVDDTFSAQGLEDFKGAITRYNDNKDIQQLIRGHMRSKHKDKIIIFD
- a CDS encoding AI-2E family transporter — translated: MEIKLPNYLKYTILLLAVVLLIYLLQLFKSILAPLAFSVLFALLLLPFTRNLERLRIPRPLAILTSILLVVVVLGLVIWFLSMQLMSLTSELDSIGGNVVDLIDNVQNFLYHKFGILPSNRTELIQNLVGSVQDIATSFLGNTISITTGAIAALTIVPIFVFCLLYYRDHLEQFLFKFTTKDHRGGLLQTIVNIQRVVQSYISGLMIVIVVVSLLNSAGLLLLGVKYAIFFGVFASILTIIPYIGIMIGATVPALFTLAATGHMIDALLVIGVFAFVQFLEGNFITPLVVGSKVSINPFAAIVALLVGGEVWGAPGMIIALPFIAMLKVIFDAYEPLAPLGFLLADVDDVKPKKKGKVEGWFAEIWNGLGRGKKNTSE